A single region of the Hoeflea prorocentri genome encodes:
- a CDS encoding methyl-accepting chemotaxis protein, with translation MLIKRFNDLSISMRLLAGTMVTALGLLFFASEVVYLDAKSALELQSSGRLAALMPSIGSLVHELQKERGRSAGFISSGGGAFSSELPSQRTDTDNVLAQAKAELDKLDLSDLPETLGMAVNHARNDLSQLDAKRVAVDSFDITVPQMAQYYTTTIEALLEIAHELEVASHNDRISKAMISYLSFLRGKEYAGRERAMGAVGFGVGRFETEIYDNLIRFIQAQKIYFSDFTDLADPALIGLFNETVSGPVVDEVQRMRDTALASVRTGDLRGITSAQWFTAITEKINLMRDVEGVISKAMIDDVNSLTSASWRSLVLDLVISAAVMLIGGFLLRYVSQSITRPVADVTHSMERLSGGEIDFEVQGTDRKDEIGVMARALKVFQQAAVDKLQLEKEAEEERRKAEQERKQIFDQLEYAVSQVSGALGRLAEGDLTAYIGADVAAEYEKTKQDFNAAATQLQEALGTVSQAANEIRSNSGGIAEASEEMSRRTESQAASLEETAAAVAQIKETMKSTVEAATKASEMVATAKGKAQRGSDVVNSAVSSMRDIEESASRMNEIIGVIDEIAFQTNLLALNAGVEAARAGDAGKGFAVVASEVRALAQRSAEESNQIKALISESATSVEQGAELVRQTGVALEAIVVEVGEVDKMVGEIFAGAKEQDLSIEEINMAIGQLDQATQQNAAMAEEATAATRMLSQESDHLVELVSRFVIDGDGDNRGDHVDHDGPDVDEMPAQAVNM, from the coding sequence ATGTTGATTAAAAGATTCAACGACCTGAGTATATCGATGCGGCTGCTGGCTGGCACAATGGTGACGGCCCTGGGCCTGCTGTTCTTTGCAAGCGAAGTCGTCTATTTGGATGCAAAATCAGCTCTTGAGCTGCAGAGTTCGGGCAGGCTTGCCGCACTCATGCCGTCAATCGGCTCCCTGGTCCACGAGTTGCAGAAGGAGCGCGGCCGCTCTGCCGGTTTTATTTCATCGGGTGGCGGGGCGTTTTCATCCGAACTGCCATCTCAACGCACCGACACTGATAATGTGCTGGCGCAGGCCAAAGCCGAGTTGGATAAGCTCGATCTGAGCGACTTGCCCGAAACGCTAGGAATGGCTGTCAATCACGCCCGCAATGATTTGTCCCAGCTGGACGCCAAAAGGGTGGCGGTCGATAGCTTCGACATAACCGTGCCTCAGATGGCGCAGTACTACACGACCACGATCGAGGCGCTTCTTGAGATCGCACACGAACTGGAAGTTGCAAGTCACAACGACCGGATCAGTAAGGCGATGATCAGCTATCTGAGTTTCCTGCGCGGCAAGGAATATGCCGGCCGTGAACGCGCCATGGGCGCTGTGGGTTTCGGTGTCGGTAGGTTTGAAACGGAGATCTACGACAATCTAATTCGCTTTATTCAGGCGCAGAAGATTTATTTTTCCGATTTCACGGACTTGGCCGATCCCGCGCTGATAGGCCTTTTCAACGAGACAGTGTCCGGTCCTGTGGTCGATGAGGTTCAAAGAATGCGCGACACGGCGTTGGCATCTGTTCGGACCGGCGACCTGCGGGGCATCACATCGGCTCAATGGTTCACCGCCATTACCGAAAAGATAAACCTGATGAGGGATGTTGAGGGCGTGATCTCGAAGGCGATGATCGACGATGTGAACAGCCTGACCTCAGCGAGCTGGCGGAGCCTAGTACTGGATCTTGTCATCTCGGCGGCGGTAATGCTGATCGGGGGTTTTCTGCTGCGCTATGTCTCACAATCCATAACCAGACCGGTCGCCGACGTGACGCATTCAATGGAACGCCTTTCCGGAGGTGAAATCGATTTTGAGGTGCAAGGCACCGACCGCAAGGATGAGATTGGCGTCATGGCCCGTGCGCTCAAGGTTTTCCAACAGGCCGCTGTCGACAAGTTGCAGCTGGAAAAGGAGGCGGAGGAGGAAAGACGGAAAGCCGAGCAGGAACGTAAACAGATATTCGATCAGCTCGAATATGCGGTAAGTCAGGTCAGCGGCGCATTGGGTCGCCTGGCCGAGGGTGACCTGACCGCTTATATCGGTGCGGATGTCGCTGCCGAATACGAGAAGACCAAACAGGATTTCAACGCAGCGGCAACACAGTTGCAGGAAGCGTTGGGCACAGTTTCCCAGGCCGCAAATGAAATCCGCTCGAATTCCGGTGGCATAGCCGAAGCATCCGAAGAGATGTCCCGCCGCACCGAAAGCCAGGCGGCATCGCTTGAAGAAACGGCGGCTGCCGTTGCCCAGATCAAGGAAACGATGAAGTCGACGGTCGAGGCCGCAACGAAGGCAAGCGAGATGGTGGCGACCGCCAAGGGCAAGGCCCAGCGGGGCAGTGATGTCGTCAACTCAGCCGTTAGCTCGATGCGCGACATAGAGGAGTCGGCCAGCCGTATGAACGAGATTATCGGCGTTATTGATGAAATCGCGTTCCAGACAAACCTTCTGGCACTGAATGCCGGGGTCGAGGCCGCCCGTGCCGGAGATGCAGGAAAGGGCTTTGCGGTTGTCGCTTCCGAGGTCAGGGCGCTGGCTCAGCGCTCGGCTGAAGAATCCAATCAGATCAAGGCATTGATCTCCGAATCTGCAACGAGCGTTGAACAGGGCGCCGAACTCGTCCGACAGACAGGCGTAGCGTTGGAAGCGATCGTTGTGGAAGTTGGTGAGGTCGACAAAATGGTCGGTGAGATATTTGCCGGAGCCAAGGAGCAGGACCTCAGCATCGAAGAGATCAACATGGCGATCGGTCAGCTTGATCAAGCCACTCAGCAAAACGCTGCCATGGCAGAAGAGGCGACGGCCGCAACCCGGATGCTCTCTCAGGAAAGCGACCACCTTGTCGAACTGGTCAGCCGTTTCGTAATAGACGGCGACGGGGACAACCGGGGAGATCATGTCGATCATGATGGGCCGGACGTCGACGAGATGCCTGCGCAAGCGGTCAATATGTAG
- a CDS encoding DUF1330 domain-containing protein → MSAYVIVDTKITNPEEYENYKALARPIAEKYGGIYRARGGETDVVESDLWSPTRIVVVEFPDMQKARDFVHSEEYAPVKAIRHANADCTLVIVDGM, encoded by the coding sequence ATGAGCGCCTACGTTATCGTCGATACGAAAATCACCAATCCTGAAGAATATGAGAACTACAAGGCTCTGGCACGGCCGATTGCCGAGAAATATGGCGGCATATATCGCGCAAGGGGCGGTGAAACGGATGTGGTGGAAAGCGATTTGTGGTCGCCCACACGTATTGTCGTTGTTGAGTTTCCGGATATGCAAAAGGCGCGCGACTTCGTCCACAGCGAAGAATATGCGCCGGTCAAGGCAATTCGTCACGCAAATGCCGACTGCACGTTGGTCATTGTCGACGGCATGTAA